GCTTACAAGCCCGATTGATTCTGTAGACCTCGAAACAATGAAACCTGCACCTGCACACAGGGAGAGATCTGACATCTGTGCGGTTCCTGCTGCAAGTATTGTAGGAGAGGCAATGACTGCTCTTGCCATTGCAGATGTTTTTTTAAGGAGATTCGGAGGAGACTCCATAGAACTGATGGACAGGAGTTTTAAAAGTACAAATAAAATCTGACACAAAGCCGGACAAATACTTGGAATATAAAGACAACAAAAATCATATATTTTTAACCGGATTTATGGCAGCAGGGAAAACAAGTGTCGGAAAAATCCTTGCTCAAAAACTATCCATGCCTTTTCTTGATGCTGATTATATGATTGAGAAAAGAGCCGGAATGTCTGTATCTGACATTTTTGAAAAACAGGGCGAAAATGCATTCAGGACTATGGAAATGGACTTTATACGCAGAGTCTTGTCTTTTGAGCCGAGTGTTATTGCTCTCGGAGGCGGTGCATTTCTATCCTCTGAGAACCGGAAGCTGATTTTAGAAACAGGCATAACAATTGCTCTTTCATGGCCTGAAGATATTCTGCTTGGCAGAATCAGCAGCGGACATGGCAGGCCGTTATTAAAAGGCCTGAACAAAAAAGCAATGTCTGAAAAAATCTCGTCTCTTCTTCAAGAGAGAGAAAAAATTTACAGAAAAGCTGATATTTATCTTTATTTTTCCGAACCTGTCAAACAGGAACATATTGCAGAAATAATCATTCAATATCTAAAGGAACCTGAGTGGAAAAGATAAAAGTAAAGCTATGGAAAAACTCCTACTCCATATTTATTGAACCAGATGCATTAAAAAAACTTCCCGGCC
This window of the bacterium genome carries:
- a CDS encoding shikimate kinase, with product MEYKDNKNHIFLTGFMAAGKTSVGKILAQKLSMPFLDADYMIEKRAGMSVSDIFEKQGENAFRTMEMDFIRRVLSFEPSVIALGGGAFLSSENRKLILETGITIALSWPEDILLGRISSGHGRPLLKGLNKKAMSEKISSLLQEREKIYRKADIYLYFSEPVKQEHIAEIIIQYLKEPEWKR